Proteins from a genomic interval of Pseudomonas sp. RC10:
- a CDS encoding gamma-carboxygeranoyl-CoA hydratase, which produces MTDFDTVELEYDPRGFATLWLNRPDKNNAFNAQMIRELILALDKVQSDSRLRFLLLRGRGRHFSAGADLAWMQESANLDYQTNLGDARELGELMYGLAKLKLPTLAVVQGAAYGGALGLISCCDMAIGADDAQFCLSEVKIGLAPAVISPFVVKAIGERHARRYALTAERFDGQRAREIGLLAEAYPVAELEAQLQHWVSNLLLNSPQAMRVSKDLLREVGHGELTPSLRRYCENAIARIRVSPEGQEGLRAFLHKREPSWRDESKNGETP; this is translated from the coding sequence ATGACCGATTTCGACACCGTCGAGCTGGAATACGACCCGCGAGGTTTCGCGACCCTCTGGCTCAACCGTCCTGACAAGAACAATGCGTTCAACGCGCAAATGATTCGCGAGCTGATCCTGGCGCTGGACAAGGTCCAGAGCGACAGTCGCCTGCGCTTTCTGCTGCTGCGCGGGCGCGGTCGGCACTTCAGCGCCGGGGCCGACCTGGCCTGGATGCAGGAATCCGCGAACCTGGATTATCAGACCAATTTGGGCGACGCCCGCGAACTGGGCGAGCTGATGTACGGCCTCGCCAAACTGAAATTGCCGACGCTGGCGGTGGTGCAAGGCGCGGCCTATGGCGGCGCGCTGGGCCTGATCAGTTGCTGCGACATGGCCATCGGCGCCGACGACGCGCAGTTCTGCCTGTCGGAAGTGAAGATCGGCCTGGCGCCAGCGGTGATCAGTCCCTTCGTGGTCAAGGCCATTGGCGAACGCCATGCCCGTCGTTATGCCCTGACCGCTGAACGTTTCGACGGCCAACGGGCGCGAGAGATCGGCCTGCTGGCCGAAGCGTACCCGGTCGCCGAGCTTGAGGCCCAGCTGCAACACTGGGTGTCGAACCTGCTGCTCAACAGCCCACAGGCCATGCGGGTCAGCAAAGACTTGCTGCGCGAAGTCGGCCACGGCGAATTGACCCCGTCCCTGCGCCGCTACTGCGAAAACGCCATCGCCCGCATCCGCGTCAGCCCCGAAGGCCAGGAAGGTCTACGCGCCTTTCTGCACAAGCGCGAGCCGAGCTGGCGCGACGAATCCAAGAACGGAGAGACACCATGA
- a CDS encoding cystathionine gamma-synthase, which translates to MSQHDEHAKPHGFATRVIHAGQSPDPSTGALMPPIYANSTYLQESPGVHKGLDYGRSHNPTRFALERCVADLEGGTQAFAFASGLAAISSVLELLDAGSHILSGDDLYGGTFRLFDKVRKRSAGHRFSFVDMTDLSAFEAGLQDDTKMIWVETPSNPLLRLSDLAAIARICRDRGIICVADNTFASPWIQHPLALGFDIVVHSTTKYLNGHSDVIGGIAVVGDNPELAERLGFLQNSVGAIAGPFDAFLTLRGVKTLALRMERHSSNALELAQWLERQPQVARVYYPGLPTHPQHALACRQMRGFGGMISLDLNTDLAGTRRFLENVELFALAESLGGVESLIEHPAIMTHASIPAGNRAKLGIGDSLVRLSVGIEDIEDLRADLAQALGTI; encoded by the coding sequence ATGAGTCAGCACGACGAACACGCCAAGCCCCATGGTTTTGCCACCCGCGTGATCCACGCCGGACAGTCACCCGACCCGTCCACCGGTGCGCTGATGCCGCCGATCTACGCCAACTCCACCTACTTGCAAGAAAGCCCCGGCGTGCACAAGGGGCTGGATTACGGGCGCTCGCACAACCCGACGCGCTTTGCACTGGAGCGTTGCGTGGCGGACCTCGAAGGCGGCACTCAGGCCTTCGCCTTTGCCTCGGGGCTGGCGGCCATTTCGTCGGTGCTGGAATTGCTCGACGCGGGCTCGCACATTCTGTCCGGGGATGATCTCTACGGCGGCACCTTCCGGTTGTTCGATAAGGTGCGCAAACGCAGCGCCGGACACCGTTTCAGCTTCGTCGACATGACCGACCTGTCGGCCTTCGAAGCCGGTTTGCAGGATGACACCAAAATGATCTGGGTCGAGACACCGAGCAACCCGCTGTTGCGCCTGAGCGATCTGGCGGCCATTGCACGCATCTGCCGGGATCGCGGGATCATTTGCGTGGCCGACAACACCTTCGCCAGCCCGTGGATTCAGCACCCGCTGGCCTTGGGTTTCGACATCGTGGTGCACTCGACCACCAAATATTTGAACGGCCATTCGGACGTCATCGGCGGCATTGCCGTGGTCGGCGACAACCCTGAGCTGGCTGAACGCTTGGGCTTCTTGCAGAACTCCGTGGGCGCCATCGCCGGGCCTTTCGACGCCTTCCTCACCCTGCGCGGCGTGAAAACCCTGGCCCTGCGCATGGAACGCCACAGCAGCAACGCGCTGGAACTGGCGCAATGGCTGGAACGCCAGCCCCAGGTGGCGCGGGTTTACTACCCCGGCTTGCCCACTCACCCGCAACACGCGCTGGCCTGTCGGCAGATGCGCGGCTTCGGCGGCATGATCTCGCTGGACCTAAACACCGACCTGGCCGGCACCCGACGGTTCCTGGAGAATGTCGAGCTGTTTGCGCTGGCGGAAAGCCTCGGCGGCGTCGAAAGCCTCATCGAACACCCGGCCATCATGACCCACGCCAGTATTCCTGCCGGAAACCGGGCGAAGCTGGGGATCGGCGATTCGCTGGTGCGCCTGTCGGTGGGCATTGAAGATATCGAAGACCTGCGGGCGGACCTGGCTCAAGCGCTGGGTACAATCTGA
- a CDS encoding L-2-amino-thiazoline-4-carboxylic acid hydrolase, producing MSAVEGELGILARRRIEAEIIKPIYEILVRDYGKQHAQAVIGEAVSQAAVKAGAYFASREPKGPSLEGFVALQELWEKDDALKVDIIASDATHFDYDVHRCRYAEMYHDMGLGEIGHLLSCNRDELFIVGYDPNVELTRTQTLMQGASHCNFRYKVKDQEPQS from the coding sequence ATGAGCGCTGTCGAAGGTGAACTGGGCATTCTGGCCCGGCGGCGAATCGAGGCTGAGATCATCAAGCCGATCTACGAAATACTGGTGCGCGACTACGGCAAGCAGCACGCCCAGGCCGTGATTGGCGAAGCGGTTTCCCAAGCAGCGGTCAAGGCCGGGGCGTATTTCGCGTCCCGCGAGCCAAAAGGCCCAAGCCTCGAAGGTTTCGTGGCCCTGCAAGAGCTGTGGGAAAAGGACGACGCGCTGAAAGTCGACATCATCGCCAGCGACGCCACCCACTTCGACTACGACGTGCACCGCTGCCGCTACGCCGAGATGTACCACGATATGGGCCTCGGCGAGATCGGGCACCTGCTGTCCTGCAACCGCGACGAACTGTTCATCGTCGGCTACGACCCCAACGTCGAACTCACCCGCACTCAAACGCTGATGCAAGGCGCCAGTCACTGCAATTTCCGCTACAAGGTCAAGGATCAGGAGCCGCAATCATGA
- a CDS encoding Zn-dependent hydrolase — translation MSAAPRINGARLWDSLMEMAQIGGTPKGGVSRLALTEEDRIGRDLFARWATEAGCTVRVDAMGNMFARRVGRDDSLAPVITGSHGDSQPAGGKFDGIYGVLAGLEVIRTLNDHDIQTDRSIEVVNWTNEEGSRFAPAMIASGVYTGVFDLAYGLSRTDAKGITLGEALQTIGYAGDEPMGGREIHAAFELHIEQGPILEAQGLTIGVVTGAQGQRWYEIELTGRSAHAGTTPMDHRLDALLGLARVVEAVNAMGVAQGDEGRATVGWVNVFPNSRNVVPGRVVFSVEFRHPNEAVLEVLDWQLRQEVQAIADTIGLQLKLEQIFQYAPIAFDADCIDRVEQAASELGYSHRRMISGAGHDACYLSKVAPTSMIFVPCVNGLSHNEAEHIHPHWSEAGGNVLLHAMLAKAGV, via the coding sequence ATGAGCGCCGCCCCTCGCATCAACGGCGCACGTCTGTGGGATTCGCTGATGGAAATGGCGCAGATCGGCGGCACGCCCAAGGGCGGCGTTTCCCGGCTGGCACTGACCGAGGAGGATCGTATTGGCCGCGACCTGTTTGCCCGCTGGGCCACCGAAGCCGGGTGCACCGTGCGCGTCGATGCCATGGGCAATATGTTCGCCCGCCGCGTGGGGCGTGACGACAGCCTGGCCCCGGTCATCACCGGTTCTCACGGCGATTCACAACCGGCTGGCGGCAAGTTCGACGGCATCTATGGTGTGCTCGCGGGCCTGGAAGTCATCCGCACTCTGAACGATCACGACATTCAGACCGATCGGTCGATTGAAGTGGTGAACTGGACCAACGAGGAAGGCTCGCGGTTCGCCCCGGCGATGATTGCCTCGGGCGTCTACACCGGCGTGTTCGACCTGGCATACGGCCTGTCCCGCACCGACGCCAAGGGCATCACCCTTGGCGAAGCGTTGCAGACCATCGGTTACGCAGGTGACGAACCCATGGGCGGCCGCGAGATTCACGCCGCCTTTGAGCTGCACATCGAGCAAGGCCCGATTCTTGAAGCACAAGGCCTGACCATCGGCGTGGTGACGGGTGCTCAAGGCCAACGCTGGTACGAAATCGAACTCACCGGACGCAGCGCCCACGCGGGCACAACGCCCATGGATCATCGTCTGGACGCTCTGCTCGGTCTGGCGCGGGTGGTCGAAGCGGTCAATGCCATGGGGGTTGCCCAGGGCGATGAAGGTCGTGCGACGGTCGGCTGGGTCAACGTCTTTCCCAATTCTCGCAACGTGGTGCCGGGGCGCGTGGTGTTCAGCGTCGAGTTTCGTCACCCCAACGAAGCCGTGCTGGAGGTGCTCGACTGGCAGTTGCGTCAGGAAGTGCAGGCCATCGCCGACACCATCGGCCTGCAACTCAAGCTGGAGCAGATCTTTCAATATGCGCCGATTGCCTTCGACGCCGACTGCATCGACCGCGTAGAACAGGCCGCGTCCGAACTCGGCTACAGCCATCGCCGCATGATTTCCGGCGCTGGCCACGACGCCTGCTACCTGAGCAAAGTCGCCCCTACTTCCATGATCTTCGTGCCCTGCGTGAACGGTTTGAGCCACAACGAAGCCGAGCACATTCATCCTCATTGGTCGGAAGCCGGTGGGAATGTGTTGCTGCACGCGATGCTGGCCAAGGCGGGAGTTTGA
- a CDS encoding acetyl/propionyl/methylcrotonyl-CoA carboxylase subunit alpha, with amino-acid sequence MSRPNTHALTSVLVANRGEIACRVMRTAKAIGLTTVAVHSATDRDARHVREADIAVDLGGSKAADSYLQIDKLIAAAKRSGAQGIHPGYGFLSENAKFARAVEQAGLIFLGPPVSAIDAMGSKSAAKTLMETAGVPLVPGYHGEAQDAQTFRDAAARIGYPVLLKATAGGGGKGMKVVERDEDLADALASAQREAQSSFGDSRMLVEKYVLKPRHVEIQVFADQYGHCLYLNERDCSIQRRHQKVVEEAPAPGLSAELRRAMGEAAVRAAQAIGYVGAGTVEFLLDARGEFFFMEMNTRLQVEHPVTEAITGLDLVAWQIRVAQGEPLPITQAQVPLNGHAIEVRLYAEDPANDFLPATGTLQVYRESAAGPGRRVDSGVTEGAEVSPFYDPMLGKLIAWGEDREQARLRLLAMLDEFAIGGLRTNLAFLRRIIAHPAFAACELDTGFIPRYQAELLPPAEGLSDEFWAVAAEAYRHGTSNTVRTDDPHSSWSSTNGLRLGLPNEVELKLSCAGETRTVTLSAPSTDVTLQGEQLTLKHNGLRRQTLAIRRGDTLYLRWQGELHAITAFDPIAAVDANHTHQGGLSAPMNGSIVRVLVEVGQPVEAGTPLVVLEAMKMEHSIRANQAGTVSALYCAEGEMVSEGTVLVELTEI; translated from the coding sequence ATGAGCCGCCCGAACACCCACGCCCTGACGTCCGTGCTGGTGGCCAACCGGGGCGAAATCGCCTGCCGCGTGATGCGCACCGCCAAGGCCATAGGCCTGACGACCGTTGCGGTACACAGTGCCACTGACCGCGATGCCCGCCACGTGCGCGAGGCCGACATCGCTGTGGACCTGGGCGGCAGCAAGGCCGCTGACAGCTATTTGCAGATCGACAAACTGATCGCCGCCGCCAAGCGCAGCGGCGCCCAAGGCATTCACCCGGGCTATGGGTTTCTCTCGGAAAACGCAAAATTCGCTCGTGCTGTCGAGCAAGCGGGCCTGATTTTTCTTGGCCCGCCCGTCTCGGCCATCGACGCCATGGGCAGCAAATCCGCCGCAAAAACCTTGATGGAAACCGCCGGTGTGCCACTGGTGCCCGGTTACCACGGCGAAGCCCAGGACGCGCAAACCTTCCGTGACGCCGCCGCGCGCATCGGCTACCCAGTGCTGCTCAAGGCCACGGCAGGCGGCGGTGGCAAAGGCATGAAGGTGGTCGAGCGTGACGAAGACCTCGCCGACGCTCTCGCCTCGGCACAGCGTGAAGCGCAGTCGTCGTTTGGCGATTCGCGCATGCTGGTGGAGAAATACGTCCTCAAGCCCCGCCACGTAGAGATTCAGGTGTTCGCCGATCAATACGGCCATTGTCTGTACCTGAACGAGCGCGACTGTTCGATTCAACGCCGTCACCAGAAAGTCGTCGAAGAAGCCCCGGCGCCCGGCCTCAGCGCTGAGTTGCGTCGGGCCATGGGCGAAGCGGCGGTTCGAGCGGCGCAAGCCATCGGCTATGTGGGTGCGGGCACGGTGGAGTTTTTGCTGGATGCGCGGGGCGAGTTTTTCTTCATGGAGATGAACACGCGGCTGCAAGTCGAACACCCGGTGACCGAAGCCATCACTGGCCTGGACCTGGTGGCCTGGCAGATTCGCGTGGCCCAGGGCGAGCCGTTGCCGATCACACAGGCGCAGGTGCCGCTCAACGGCCACGCCATCGAAGTGCGCTTGTACGCTGAAGACCCGGCCAATGACTTCTTGCCCGCCACAGGCACCTTGCAGGTGTACCGGGAATCGGCGGCGGGGCCTGGACGCCGCGTGGACAGCGGCGTGACGGAGGGGGCTGAAGTCTCTCCGTTCTACGACCCGATGCTCGGCAAGCTGATCGCCTGGGGCGAAGACCGCGAACAGGCGCGGCTGCGACTGCTGGCCATGCTCGACGAATTCGCCATCGGCGGATTGCGCACCAACCTGGCGTTTCTGCGCCGGATCATCGCTCACCCAGCGTTTGCAGCGTGCGAACTGGACACCGGGTTCATTCCTCGTTATCAGGCCGAGTTGTTGCCGCCGGCCGAGGGCTTGTCCGATGAGTTCTGGGCTGTTGCCGCCGAGGCGTATCGTCACGGCACGTCGAATACCGTGCGGACCGATGATCCTCATTCGTCGTGGTCGAGCACGAACGGCTTGCGTTTGGGATTGCCGAATGAAGTCGAGCTGAAACTGAGCTGTGCAGGCGAAACCCGCACAGTGACCCTGAGCGCGCCTTCGACCGACGTGACGTTGCAAGGCGAACAACTGACCCTCAAACACAACGGGCTGCGTCGCCAGACCCTGGCGATCCGCCGAGGCGACACCCTGTACCTGCGCTGGCAGGGCGAGCTGCACGCGATCACAGCGTTCGACCCGATTGCCGCCGTTGACGCCAACCACACCCACCAAGGTGGCCTCAGTGCGCCCATGAACGGCAGCATCGTGCGGGTGTTGGTCGAGGTGGGTCAGCCCGTCGAAGCCGGAACGCCGCTGGTGGTGCTGGAAGCCATGAAGATGGAGCACAGCATTCGGGCGAATCAGGCGGGCACCGTCTCGGCACTGTATTGCGCAGAGGGCGAGATGGTCAGTGAAGGGACGGTGTTGGTGGAGCTGACGGAGATCTAA
- a CDS encoding isovaleryl-CoA dehydrogenase, translating to MNYPTLNFGLGETIDMLRDQVQAFVAAELAPRAAQIDQDNLFPADMWRKFGDMGLLGITVDEQYGGAGLGYLAHVVAMEEISRASASVALSYGAHSNLCVNQINRNGNPEQKARYLPRLISGEHIGALAMSEPNAGSDVVSMKLRADKRGDRFVLNGSKTWITNGPDAHTYVIYAKTDLEKGAHGISAFLVERDWKGFSRGSKFDKLGMRGSNTCELFFDDVEVPEENLLGTLNGGVRVLMSGLDYERVVLSGGPTGIMQACLDVVLPYIHDRKQFGQSIGEFQLIQGKVADMYTQLNASRAYLYAVAQACERGETTRKDAAGVILYTAERATQMALDTIQILGGNGYINEFPAGRLLRDAKLYEIGAGTSEIRRMLIGRELFNETR from the coding sequence ATGAACTACCCCACGCTCAATTTCGGCCTTGGCGAGACGATCGACATGCTCCGCGACCAGGTGCAGGCCTTCGTCGCCGCGGAACTGGCGCCTCGCGCGGCGCAGATCGATCAGGACAACCTGTTCCCCGCCGACATGTGGCGCAAGTTCGGTGACATGGGCCTCTTGGGCATCACCGTCGACGAGCAATACGGTGGCGCGGGCCTGGGCTATCTCGCTCATGTGGTGGCCATGGAAGAAATTAGTCGCGCGTCGGCCTCCGTCGCCCTCTCCTACGGCGCGCACTCCAATCTCTGCGTGAACCAGATCAACCGCAACGGCAACCCTGAGCAGAAAGCCCGCTACCTGCCAAGGCTGATCAGCGGCGAGCACATCGGCGCCCTGGCCATGAGCGAGCCCAATGCCGGTTCCGATGTGGTGTCGATGAAGCTGCGGGCCGATAAACGCGGCGACCGCTTCGTCCTCAACGGCAGCAAGACCTGGATCACCAACGGCCCCGACGCCCACACCTACGTGATCTACGCCAAGACCGACCTGGAAAAAGGCGCCCACGGCATCAGCGCTTTCCTCGTCGAGCGCGACTGGAAAGGGTTTTCCCGTGGCAGCAAATTCGACAAGCTCGGCATGCGCGGCTCCAACACCTGCGAGCTGTTTTTCGATGACGTCGAAGTCCCGGAAGAAAACCTGCTCGGCACGCTGAACGGTGGCGTACGTGTGTTGATGAGCGGCCTGGACTACGAACGTGTTGTGCTCTCCGGCGGCCCGACCGGGATCATGCAAGCCTGCCTGGACGTGGTGTTGCCTTACATTCATGACCGCAAACAGTTCGGCCAGAGCATCGGCGAATTCCAGCTGATTCAGGGCAAGGTCGCCGACATGTACACCCAACTCAACGCCAGCCGCGCCTACCTGTACGCCGTGGCGCAGGCGTGTGAACGTGGCGAAACCACGCGCAAGGACGCCGCCGGGGTCATCCTCTATACCGCCGAACGTGCCACGCAAATGGCGCTGGACACGATCCAGATTCTCGGCGGCAACGGCTACATCAACGAATTCCCCGCAGGCCGTCTGCTGCGCGACGCCAAGCTGTACGAAATCGGCGCTGGCACCAGTGAAATCCGTCGCATGTTGATTGGGCGCGAGCTGTTCAACGAGACGCGGTGA
- a CDS encoding LysR substrate-binding domain-containing protein, whose product MNFTEQFENDPPLRAVRTFEAFARHGGVNAAARELDVSPSAISHQLRLLDDFLGQSLTSRQGRNLILTDDGREYYRAIRSAFAVLRSATEHVREQSATRQVTISLIPMLGINLFIPRLGEFLADNPAVDVNVTYANHRSYPSDAADISIRFGTGHWPGYQSEPLIPGDVTAWCSPSLLERVGPIESPEALIDLPLLHDEERGTWAQWFQRVDVRHPGALQGLLFEDGQLAMTAALNGLGCALLREPLVAPLRDRGELVKLFDHALDDGRAYYLCRRADGELSKEGMSLYSWLKRVLMIQPLSTDSSSAESRP is encoded by the coding sequence ATGAATTTTACAGAACAGTTTGAAAACGACCCGCCACTGCGTGCCGTGCGCACCTTCGAAGCCTTCGCCCGTCACGGTGGAGTGAATGCCGCCGCCCGTGAGCTGGATGTCTCGCCGTCGGCCATCAGCCATCAATTGCGCCTGCTGGACGATTTTCTCGGCCAGTCGCTCACTTCGCGGCAAGGCCGCAACCTGATCCTCACCGACGACGGCCGGGAGTATTACCGGGCGATTCGCTCGGCGTTCGCGGTGTTGCGCAGCGCCACCGAGCACGTGCGCGAGCAGTCCGCGACACGGCAAGTGACCATCAGCCTGATCCCCATGCTCGGGATCAACCTGTTCATCCCGCGCCTGGGCGAGTTTCTGGCTGACAACCCGGCCGTGGACGTCAACGTGACCTACGCCAACCACCGCAGTTACCCCAGCGATGCGGCCGACATTTCCATCCGGTTCGGGACGGGGCATTGGCCGGGGTATCAGAGTGAGCCGCTGATACCGGGTGACGTGACGGCGTGGTGCAGCCCGTCGCTGCTGGAACGCGTCGGCCCTATCGAGTCGCCCGAAGCATTAATTGACCTGCCGCTGCTGCACGACGAAGAACGCGGCACCTGGGCGCAGTGGTTTCAGCGTGTAGACGTTCGCCATCCGGGCGCGTTGCAGGGCTTGCTCTTCGAGGACGGCCAGTTGGCAATGACCGCCGCCCTCAATGGACTGGGCTGTGCGCTGCTTCGCGAGCCATTGGTGGCACCGCTGCGGGACCGGGGTGAATTGGTGAAACTGTTCGACCACGCGCTGGACGACGGGCGCGCGTATTACCTGTGTCGGCGGGCGGACGGGGAGTTATCGAAGGAAGGGATGAGTCTTTACAGCTGGTTGAAGCGGGTGTTGATGATTCAGCCGCTGTCGACGGACTCGTCGAGCGCCGAATCGCGTCCATAA
- a CDS encoding carboxyl transferase domain-containing protein: protein MFFKTQVNPRSAEFLANSEALRKQVDDLHTLLAQVYQGGGPKAQERHTSRGKLLPRERINRLLDLGSPFLEISQLAAHDVYGEEVPAAGVIAGIGRVEGVECMIIANDATVKGGSYYPLTVKKHLRAQTIAQQNRLPCIYLVDSGGANLPRQDEVFPDREHFGRIFFNQANMSAEGIPQIAVVMGSCTAGGAYVPAMADEAIMVRQQATIFLAGPPLVKAATGEVVSAEDLGGADVHCKISGVADHYADSDEHALALARRSVANLNWRKLGALQTRPPEAPRYPSDELYGVISADPKQPFDVREVIARLVDGSVFDEFKALFGTTLVCGFAHLNGYPVAILANNGILFAEAAQKGAHFIELACQRGIPLLFLQNITGFMVGQKYEAGGIAKHGAKLVTAVACAKVPKFTVIIGGSFGAGNYGMCGRAYDPRFLWMWPNARIGVMGGEQAAGVLVQVKREQAERSGQGFSAEQEAEIKQPILDQYEHQGHPYYSSARLWDDGVIDPAQTRDILALALSAALNASIEPTRFGVFRM, encoded by the coding sequence ATGTTTTTCAAAACACAGGTCAATCCGCGTTCGGCGGAGTTTTTGGCGAACAGCGAGGCGTTACGCAAGCAGGTGGATGATCTGCACACGCTGTTGGCGCAGGTGTATCAGGGCGGTGGGCCGAAAGCGCAGGAGCGGCACACGTCGCGGGGCAAGTTGCTACCGCGTGAGCGCATCAATCGGTTGCTGGACCTGGGGTCGCCGTTTCTGGAAATCAGCCAGTTGGCGGCCCACGACGTGTATGGCGAAGAGGTGCCCGCCGCAGGTGTGATCGCCGGAATCGGGCGGGTCGAGGGCGTCGAATGCATGATCATCGCCAACGACGCGACGGTCAAAGGCGGGTCGTATTACCCGCTGACCGTCAAAAAACACCTGCGCGCCCAGACCATCGCTCAGCAGAACCGCCTGCCGTGTATTTACCTGGTGGACTCCGGCGGCGCCAACCTGCCCCGTCAGGATGAGGTCTTTCCTGACCGCGAACACTTCGGCCGCATCTTCTTCAATCAAGCCAACATGAGCGCCGAAGGCATCCCGCAAATCGCCGTGGTCATGGGTTCATGCACGGCGGGCGGCGCGTATGTGCCAGCCATGGCGGATGAAGCGATCATGGTGCGCCAGCAGGCGACGATCTTCCTCGCAGGGCCGCCGCTGGTGAAAGCCGCGACGGGTGAAGTCGTGAGTGCTGAAGACTTGGGCGGTGCCGACGTGCATTGCAAGATTTCCGGCGTGGCCGACCACTACGCCGACAGCGACGAACACGCGCTGGCACTGGCCCGACGCAGCGTCGCCAACCTCAACTGGCGCAAATTGGGCGCACTGCAAACACGTCCTCCTGAAGCCCCGCGCTACCCCAGCGACGAACTGTACGGCGTGATTTCCGCTGACCCCAAACAGCCTTTTGACGTGCGCGAAGTCATTGCGCGGCTGGTCGACGGTTCGGTGTTCGATGAGTTCAAGGCGCTGTTCGGCACCACGCTGGTGTGCGGGTTCGCGCACCTCAATGGCTATCCCGTCGCGATCCTGGCCAACAACGGCATCCTGTTTGCCGAGGCGGCGCAGAAAGGCGCGCACTTCATCGAACTGGCCTGTCAACGGGGCATTCCGCTGCTGTTCTTGCAAAACATCACCGGTTTCATGGTCGGTCAGAAATACGAAGCGGGCGGTATCGCCAAGCACGGCGCCAAGTTGGTCACCGCCGTGGCCTGCGCCAAGGTGCCGAAATTCACGGTGATCATCGGTGGCAGTTTCGGCGCCGGTAACTACGGCATGTGTGGGCGGGCCTACGACCCGCGTTTCCTGTGGATGTGGCCCAACGCGCGCATCGGCGTGATGGGCGGCGAGCAGGCGGCGGGCGTGCTGGTGCAGGTCAAGCGCGAGCAGGCCGAACGCAGCGGCCAAGGCTTCAGCGCCGAGCAGGAAGCCGAGATCAAGCAGCCGATCCTCGACCAGTACGAACATCAGGGCCACCCCTATTACTCCAGCGCCCGCCTCTGGGACGATGGCGTGATCGACCCCGCGCAGACCCGCGACATTCTCGCCCTGGCCCTCAGCGCGGCGCTCAACGCCTCCATCGAACCGACCCGCTTCGGCGTGTTCCGGATGTGA
- a CDS encoding cystathionine beta-synthase: MSADSRPAVLELIGNTPLVRVSRIDTGLCTLFLKLESQNPGGSIKDRVGLAMIDAAERDGRLRPGGTIVEATAGNTGLGLALVGRAKGYRVVLVVPDKMSTEKVLHLKAMGAEVHITRSDVGKGHPEYYQDVAARLASEIPDAFFADQFNNPANPLAHECSTAPEIWAQTQHDLDAIVVGVGSAGTLTGLTRFFKRVQPDLEMVLADPVGSVVAEYSRTRTLPTPGSWAVEGIGEDFIPSFTDITSVRQAYSISDEDSFEHARQLLRAEGILGGSSTGTLLAAALRYCREQTVPKRVVSFVCDTGTRYLSKVYNDQWMTDQGLMQRTKYGDLRDLIARRFEDGRVISVGPDDTLLTAFQRMRLADVSQLPVLVDNTRLVGVIDESDILLDVHNDTSHFRTTVASAMTDQLNTLPPDASLARLQEELDRGHVAIIADASGFHGLITRVDLLNHLRRSLA, from the coding sequence ATGTCAGCTGATTCGCGTCCAGCCGTACTCGAACTGATCGGCAATACCCCGTTGGTGCGCGTCAGTCGCATCGACACCGGTCTCTGCACCCTCTTCCTGAAGCTTGAATCGCAAAACCCCGGCGGCTCGATCAAGGACCGCGTTGGCCTGGCCATGATCGACGCCGCCGAGCGCGACGGCCGTTTGCGCCCCGGTGGCACCATCGTCGAAGCCACGGCGGGCAACACCGGTCTCGGCCTGGCCTTGGTCGGTCGGGCCAAGGGTTATCGCGTGGTGCTGGTGGTTCCGGACAAGATGTCCACCGAAAAGGTCTTGCACCTGAAGGCCATGGGCGCCGAGGTGCACATCACCCGTTCCGACGTCGGCAAGGGCCATCCCGAGTATTACCAGGACGTCGCCGCCCGGCTGGCCAGTGAAATCCCCGACGCCTTCTTCGCCGACCAGTTCAACAATCCCGCCAACCCCCTGGCCCACGAATGCAGCACCGCGCCGGAAATCTGGGCGCAAACGCAGCATGACCTGGACGCGATCGTCGTCGGGGTCGGCTCGGCAGGCACCCTCACCGGCCTGACCCGCTTCTTCAAGCGCGTGCAACCGGACCTGGAAATGGTCCTCGCTGACCCCGTCGGGTCGGTGGTCGCCGAATACAGCCGCACGCGGACGCTGCCCACCCCCGGTTCCTGGGCCGTAGAAGGCATCGGCGAAGATTTCATCCCCTCCTTCACCGACATCACCAGCGTGCGTCAGGCCTATTCCATCAGCGACGAAGACAGCTTCGAACACGCCCGGCAGTTACTGCGCGCCGAGGGCATTCTGGGGGGCTCGTCTACCGGCACGCTCCTGGCCGCTGCCTTGCGCTATTGCCGCGAACAGACCGTGCCGAAACGCGTGGTCAGCTTCGTCTGCGACACCGGCACCCGCTATTTATCCAAGGTCTACAATGACCAGTGGATGACCGATCAGGGCCTTATGCAACGCACCAAATACGGCGATTTGCGCGACTTGATCGCCCGTCGTTTCGAGGATGGCCGGGTGATCAGCGTCGGCCCGGACGACACTCTGCTGACAGCGTTCCAGCGCATGCGCCTGGCCGACGTGTCGCAACTGCCGGTGCTGGTGGACAACACACGGCTGGTGGGCGTGATCGATGAGTCCGACATCCTGCTGGACGTGCACAATGACACTTCCCACTTTCGCACCACTGTCGCCAGCGCCATGACCGATCAGTTGAACACCCTGCCGCCCGACGCTTCCCTCGCCCGGCTGCAAGAAGAACTGGACCGTGGCCATGTCGCCATCATCGCCGACGCTTCGGGCTTTCACGGCCTGATCACCCGCGTCGACCTGCTCAATCACTTGCGGAGATCCCTTGCATGA